A genomic stretch from Styela clava chromosome 5, kaStyClav1.hap1.2, whole genome shotgun sequence includes:
- the LOC120344357 gene encoding integrin alpha-11-like, whose protein sequence is MAFKEMKRFLLLAIYCSVLIQIDGYNIETHSDTLKSFVHQIREDDVVSEIGDKRFFGYTFETGRINIEEQDIVSMMIAAPLEHVLADTTTEEPDGNGEAIPVLKAAVTYTKSTGVLYNCGMMVNNFQNMSTSIKVLNCSNKQPFQRSLSGFDLADNDTLGISMTSDSSKSAKITSDMPKDRMVACAHLRAHNCGESYKAEGTCYVSNVEPGRGDGRYSVEWNEKTPCRQSCFEKSIDLMFLVDGSESITKKRFETVKDWVIDVAAGFDISEEVQIGVVQYSHWWRDRKNQKWLRTEIPLGEHHDHASFAKAVRNISYHGFTTYTAHAIEKTVRDDFNGLRSRYPQARRVMILLTDGNSTDKESLPSAVRYAESEGVTSFAVGVKGYVLGELELIAGARERVITVDDFDQLLGIVSRIQQGIQVMEGNTNSNITNDLMQCQAGISSDLSLVSIQANKASLGSNFPIP, encoded by the exons ATGGCCTTCAAAGAAATGAAACGTTTTCTCTTGTTGGCAATTTATTGCTCAGTGTTAATACAAATTGATGGATACAATATTGAAACGCATTCCGATACATTGAAATCGTTTGTGCATCAAATTCGTGAAGACGATGTGGTTTCGGAAATAGGTGATAAGCGATTTTTTGGATATACGTTTGAAACCGGGAGAATCAACATTGAAGAACAGGATATAGTGTC TATGATGATTGCAGCCCCATTAGAACATGTGTTAGCAGACACAACAACAGAGGAGCCTGACGGGAATGGCGAAGCAATACCGGTGCTAAAAGCAGCAGTCACTTACACCAAATCTACAGGAGTTTTATATAACTGTG GTATGATGgtgaataattttcaaaatatgtctACATCTATAAAGGTTCTGAACTGTAGCAATAAGCAACCGTTTCAACGATCATTGTCAGGATTTGATCTTGCTGATAATGATACACTTGGAATATCGATGACTTCGGATAGTAGCAAATCAGCAAAAATTACATCAGACATGCCTAAGGACCGAATGGTG gCTTGTGCCCACCTTCGGGCTCACAACTGCGGTGAATCATACAAAGCTGAAGGTACATGTTATGTTTCAAACGTGGAACCTGGACGTGGGGATGGACGATATTCTGTCGAATGGAATGAAAAAACACCATGCAGACAAA GCTGTTTTGAAAAAAGCATAGACTTGATGTTTCTTGTGGATGGATCTGAATCAATAACGAAAAAAAGATTCGAAACTGTTAAAGATTGGGTCATAGATGTAGCTGCTGGATTTGATATAAGCGAAGAAGTACAAATTGGAGTG GTGCAATATTCTCACTGGTGGAGAGATAGGAAGAATCAGAAATGGTTAAGAACCGAAATACCACTCGGTGAACACCATGATCATGCTTCATTTGCAAAGGCTGTTCGAAATATATCG TATCATGGCTTTACAACATACACTGCGCATGCAATCGAAAAAACTGTTCGGGACGATTTCAATGGACTAAGAAGCCGATATCCACAAGCAAGAAGAGTTATGATTCTTCTCACTGATGGGAACTCTACAGATAAAGA GAGTTTGCCTTCAGCAGTCAGGTATGCAGAATCAGAAGGTGTGACGTCATTTGCTGTCGGGGTTAAAGGTTACGTGCTAGGCGAACTGGAACTCATTGCCGGAGCGCGGGAAAGAGTAATCACCGTAGATGATTTTGATCAACTTTTGGGAATCGTATCAAGAATTCAGCAGGGAATACAAGTTATGGAAG GAAATACCAACAGCAACATTACAAATGATTTGATGCAATGCCAGGCAGGAATTTCATCCGACCTCTCTCTTGTAAGTATTCAAGCCAACAAGGCATCACTGGGCAGTAATTTCCCTATTCCCTAA